A stretch of Desulfobacter hydrogenophilus DNA encodes these proteins:
- a CDS encoding CHC2 zinc finger domain-containing protein, producing the protein MKNRFSSRQLFELRNNIPVDVLIRDHLQILSKIRDGYFRFLCPLCNEFQTAVNPATNLARCFRCEKNFNTIDLVMKIKGYGFRDSVLFLKQINTVPQVQAAKLTALAAMVGRPMPGGQ; encoded by the coding sequence GTGAAAAACAGATTTTCATCCCGGCAATTATTTGAACTGAGAAACAATATCCCTGTAGATGTGTTGATCAGGGACCATTTACAGATTCTATCCAAGATTAGAGATGGTTATTTTCGTTTTCTATGCCCTTTGTGCAATGAATTTCAAACCGCTGTAAATCCAGCCACGAACCTGGCCAGGTGCTTCAGATGCGAAAAAAATTTTAATACCATTGACCTTGTCATGAAAATCAAGGGCTATGGATTTAGGGATAGTGTCTTGTTTTTGAAACAAATAAATACTGTACCCCAGGTTCAGGCCGCAAAATTGACGGCCCTTGCCGCTATGGTCGGCAGGCCTATGCCGGGAGGGCAGTGA
- a CDS encoding DNA methylase — MERLLELETLIGRNQECFYKIGQALKEIRENRLYKQALFESFEAYTRARWDMGKAHAYRLIRAYEVIYNLSPIGDKLPANESQIRPLTQMDSIEQRRIWRAIINSGMELTARNIKKFIEDQKTAPVSKPDLTDRITHEYMAVVKAMLEQVRVAQHDHWQKTSRQAALLWHRVIYEKIVSKGADNG, encoded by the coding sequence ATGGAACGGCTGCTTGAGCTTGAAACCCTGATTGGTCGAAATCAAGAATGTTTTTACAAAATCGGCCAAGCCTTGAAAGAAATTCGTGAGAATCGTTTGTACAAGCAGGCTCTGTTTGAGTCATTTGAGGCATATACCAGGGCACGGTGGGATATGGGCAAAGCCCATGCTTACCGGCTGATTCGAGCCTATGAAGTAATTTACAACCTGTCTCCAATTGGAGACAAACTGCCGGCCAACGAATCCCAGATCCGCCCCCTTACTCAAATGGATTCCATAGAACAACGCCGTATCTGGAGGGCGATTATAAACAGTGGCATGGAACTGACCGCACGAAATATCAAAAAATTTATTGAGGACCAGAAAACGGCTCCGGTAAGTAAACCGGATCTGACAGATCGAATTACCCATGAATACATGGCTGTTGTAAAGGCAATGCTTGAACAGGTCCGTGTGGCTCAGCATGATCATTGGCAGAAGACCTCCCGCCAGGCAGCATTGTTGTGGCATCGGGTCATATACGAAAAGATTGTATCAAAGGGGGCAGATAATGGATGA